From the Primulina tabacum isolate GXHZ01 chromosome 15, ASM2559414v2, whole genome shotgun sequence genome, one window contains:
- the LOC142526245 gene encoding transcription factor MYC2-like codes for MNPWIATGNTATLAAAGDGEASIMDAFMSSSSDLSCFWPSQQPCYAATPNPPPPSTDHSKTTSSAQIFNQETLQQRLLALIEGARESWTYAIFWQSSVIEYGGPSVLGWGDGYYKGEENKVKRNTLSSPAEQEHRKKVIKELNSLISGSQASPDDAVDEEVTDTEWFFLISMTQSFANGFGLPGQAMYSSSPVWVTGTERLLASHCERAQQAQGFGLQTLVCIPSPNGVVELGSTEPIFQSSDLMNKVRFLFNFSGMEMGSGSGSGSWALAENDPSALWLTEPSSSAVDTKDSLNNNNTNVQVSSIPSSITSNQIVFGNENPSSSTVTENPQQQNQGFLAKDLKFSKFGPNGTSNVRNGEILSFGESSTRSICGGNVNLFGAQEENNNSSTSKNKKRSPVPRGSHEEGMLSFTSGAILQTSSMVKTDTNGGIESDHSDLEVSVVKEAESNRVVDPEKRPRKRGRKPANGREEPLNHVEAERQRREKLNQRFYALRAVVPNVSKMDKASLLGDAISYINDLKVKLQNVESDKDDLRSQLESMKKELVAKGSVTSPMSNDQKKSSSGGITAIDMDIDVKIIGWDVMIRVQCSKKNHPAARLMVALKELNLDVHHASVSVVNDLMIQQATVKMEGYFFSQDQLRAALTSKISETR; via the coding sequence ATGAATCCTTGGATAGCTACCGGTAATACTGCTACGCTAGCGGCGGCGGGTGACGGGGAGGCTTCGATAATGGATGCTTTCATGTCCTCCTCCTCCGATCTGTCTTGTTTTTGGCCTTCGCAACAACCCTGTTACGCCGCCACGCCAAACCCTCCTCCGCCGTCCACCGACCACTCCAAGACCACCTCCTCGGCCCAGATTTTCAACCAAGAAACGCTGCAGCAGCGTCTGCTGGCCCTGATTGAGGGGGCCCGAGAGAGCTGGACCTACGCCATTTTCTGGCAGTCTTCCGTTATTGAATATGGCGGTCCATCTGTTCTGGGTTGGGGAGATGGATACTACAAAGGGGAGGAGAACAAGGTCAAGAGGAATACTCTGTCTTCCCCCGCGGAGCAGGAGCACAGGAAGAAGGTAATAAAGGAGCTGAATTCTTTGATTTCGGGCTCTCAGGCTTCGCCCGATGACGCCGTGGATGAAGAGGTTACTGATACTGAGTGGTTTTTCCTGATTTCTATGACTCAGTCCTTTGCCAACGGGTTTGGGCTTCCGGGTCAGGCTATGTACAGCTCTAGCCCGGTGTGGGTGACTGGAACTGAGAGGCTTTTGGCGTCCCACTGTGAGCGGGCCCAACAGGCACAGGGTTTCGGGCTTCAAACTCTGGTGTGCATACCATCTCCAAATGGAGTCGTGGAGCTTGGCTCCACTGAACCCATTTTCCAGAGCTCGGATCTCATGAACAAGGTCAGATTCTTGTTCAACTTCAGTGGAATGGAAATGGGTTCGGGCTCAGGATCGGGATCTTGGGCCTTGGCTGAGAACGATCCTTCAGCCTTATGGTTGACCGAGCCTTCTTCTTCTGCTGTGGATACCAAAGATTCATTAAATAACAACAACACTAATGTTCAAGTGAGTTCAATTCCTTCTAGTATTACTAGCAATCAAATTGTGTTTGGTAATGAAAATCCAAGTTCCAGTACTGTAACTGAGAACCCACAGCAGCAAAATCAGGGATTTCTtgcaaaagatttgaaattttcaaaattcgggcCCAACGGGACGAGCAATGTCAGGAATGGGGAGATTCTTAGTTTTGGTGAGAGTTCTACAAGGAGTATTTGTGGTGGAAATGTGAACTTGTTTGGTGCTCAGGAAGAGAACAATAACAGTAGTACTTCTAAAAACAAGAAGAGGTCTCCGGTTCCGAGGGGTAGTCATGAAGAGGGCATGCTATCATTCACTTCGGGTGCGATTTTGCAAACTTCAAGTATGGTGAAAACCGATACTAATGGTGGGATCGAGTCGGATCATTCAGATCTTGAGGTATCGGTGGTGAAGGAGGCGGAGAGTAATAGGGTCGTTGACCCCGAAAAACGACCAAGAAAGCGAGGGAGAAAACCAGCAAATGGCAGAGAAGAGCCTTTGAATCATGTTGAGGCGGAAAGGCAGAGGAGGGAAAAGTTGAATCAAAGGTTCTATGCTCTTCGAGCTGTCGTACCAAATGTGTCGAAAATGGACAAGGCTTCACTTCTCGGTGACGCCATTTCATATATTAATGATTTGAAGGTGAAGCTTCAAAATGTTGAATCGGATAAAGATGATTTGAGGTCTCAACTCGAATCGATGAAGAAGGAATTGGTTGCCAAAGGATCGGTTACATCTCCAATGAGCAACGACCAAAAGAAGTCAAGCAGTGGTGGGATCACGGCCATTGATATGGACATTGATGTTAAGATCATCGGTTGGGATGTGATGATACGAGTCCAATGTAGTAAAAAAAATCATCCTGCAGCAAGATTGATGGTAGCTCTTAAAGAGCTGAATCTAGATGTTCATCATGCCAGCGTATCGGTGGTGAACGATTTGATGATCCAACAGGCAACAGTGAAGATGGAGGGTTATTTTTTTTCTCAAGATCAACTTAGGGCTGCTTTGACATCAAAAATTTCCGAAACTCGGTAG